From the Halanaerobiales bacterium genome, one window contains:
- the tmk gene encoding dTMP kinase, with the protein MKGFLITFEGVEGSGKSTQINLLAEQLKKLDKEVVMTREPGGTKLGEKIRELLLDPNNIDMDNRAEILLYAADRAQHVKKKIIPALEEGKIVLTDRYFDSNIAYQGYGRKLEMKMVRKINEWVIRDIWPDLTILLDIDAKIGLERARNLTSDKKGDRLEQELITFYENIRNGYLEIAAKEDRFVTINGEKKAEKINSKIFQIVKERLL; encoded by the coding sequence ATGAAAGGGTTTTTAATTACATTTGAAGGGGTTGAAGGGTCAGGCAAATCTACTCAAATAAATTTATTGGCTGAACAATTAAAAAAGCTTGATAAAGAAGTAGTTATGACTCGTGAACCTGGTGGAACAAAATTAGGAGAAAAAATAAGGGAACTTTTACTTGATCCCAATAATATAGATATGGATAATAGAGCTGAAATCTTGCTTTATGCAGCTGATAGAGCTCAGCATGTAAAAAAGAAAATAATTCCTGCCTTAGAGGAAGGGAAAATAGTTTTGACTGATCGTTATTTTGATTCTAATATTGCCTACCAGGGATATGGACGAAAACTAGAAATGAAAATGGTAAGAAAAATTAATGAATGGGTTATTAGAGATATCTGGCCTGATTTAACGATTTTGCTTGATATAGATGCCAAAATTGGTCTTGAAAGAGCAAGGAACCTAACTTCTGATAAAAAAGGAGATAGATTAGAACAGGAGCTAATTACTTTTTATGAAAATATTAGAAATGGGTATTTAGAAATAGCAGCTAAAGAAGATAGATTTGTTACTATAAACGGAGAAAAAAAAGCAGAGAAAATTAATTCAAAAATTTTTCAAATTGTAAAGGAGAGATTATTATGA
- a CDS encoding cyclic-di-AMP receptor gives MSEEIKDRASEGKKVKMVVAIVHDHDASDLMDELTNSNFQATRMASTGGFLREGNTTFMIGTDEDHVDELLEIIEETCKSREKTVAPMSPVANSLESYYSFPMEVQIGGATVFIIDVEQFIKI, from the coding sequence ATGAGTGAGGAAATAAAAGATAGAGCCAGTGAAGGTAAAAAAGTAAAAATGGTTGTGGCCATTGTTCATGATCATGATGCTTCTGATTTAATGGATGAATTAACTAATTCAAATTTTCAGGCTACAAGAATGGCCAGTACTGGTGGTTTTTTACGCGAAGGTAATACTACCTTTATGATTGGAACAGATGAAGACCATGTAGATGAACTTTTAGAAATAATAGAAGAAACCTGTAAATCAAGAGAAAAGACAGTTGCACCTATGTCCCCGGTTGCTAATTCTTTAGAAAGTTATTATTCTTTTCCCATGGAAGTACAAATTGGTGGTGCCACAGTTTTTATAATAGATGTAGAGCAATTTATAAAAATATAA